The Arabidopsis thaliana chromosome 5, partial sequence genomic interval TCAGTGCGTACTAGGAGATTTCTCACGTCTCGTGCTAGGACAAATCTACTCCTTTGGGGAAAAAGAAATCGAGTTTGAGGCGGTTCCTAACAATATCAACACTCGGCCATTTTGCATCCAGTGTAACTCTCGATGCAAGGTCTCCGTCATCCTAAAGATCCTAAAGGATTCTGAAGATGGTTCTGATGATGGTTCTGATGATGTTTCTGATGATGTTTCTGATGATCCTTCTAATGATGTTTCTGATGATActtctgatgatgattctgatgTTGTTTCTGATGTTGTTTCTGATGATGCTTCTAatgatgattctgatgatACGTCGGATGATCACAATGGGTATATCTGCTCCCGATCATGTTTATCGAGTTATTTGGGTGAAGAAATTTGAACTTACgttttgatgataatgagtGGTTCTATCTTGCTTGTATTATTTCATTAGCGTTcctatttctctttttatttccaaGAACTGATATGTAATACAtagtgatttttgttttctaatggTAAATGCtggttattatatattatacaccAATACTGAAAAAGTCACAGATGCACAGATTGATCAAACCGGCATATAAGAGCATCAAAACGAATCATAAAACCAATGAAGAACCTAAAGTAAATCAATGAAATTACTACGTGATCATTCCCTTCGTTATAGAAGTCTCTTGTATTTGCTTGTGTATAAAtcaatgaaaaacaaaagaaaggtaGTAGTCTAAACTACCATTGAAGAAATCTTGCTTACACAAACACAATGTTATTTGAGAGCATGCATGATCacttaacttttcttttctttcaaacatACCAATTTTGTTGCAAATACTTGAGAACAATACTCATGTTTCTCATACACTTGGAATGTGTACTACAATCTAAAAAGCAGAGTAAATATCAAGGGAATAGGCCTTTGAGGTCCGCACATCTGTTGGCTTGTCTTTCTTGAAACAACGAGAAGAGAAGACACAAAGTTCAAAAACTTTTTAGAATCATACAAAGTTCATATACATATCTGGTTATTGATTATGAAATCCAACTTGCAGTTTTTTTCTGAACAAATGACTATTGTTGTTTGCTTTATGTACTGTTTTATCCGCTGATTTTGTTTCAGTAGCTGAGAATTGTTTGGTATTAGACTTGCAAGAATATTCCGGTATTTTTGGAATAGATGACTATTGCTGTAAGCTTTGTCTACTTTTTTATCCACTGCTTTTGTTTCAATAGCTGAGAATTGTTTGTGTTAGACTTGCAAAGATGCTGGTTTAGTTTCTAAAGCTCTGTTCCATATTGTCAACTATGATTACATTGTATGTTTCCTCACTCTTGATCATTGCTTTAGATtgacatatgtatatatgatgCATGATTTGTTCTTAATTTTGGCTTAGGTTTTGTAAATAGTGTGACGTGAAGTGGAGTACATCAATAGTATTACAGCATTCGATTTGCCATAACTGATTTGTATTCTGCATCAGTGGATCTATCTTTTAAAGATAAGATCCTTTACAAAGGATGAAAAATCATTGAATGTGTTCACTTATGAAAAATCCTctcaaataaaacattacacaagaataatcaatcattcttacttttaagttttcaaGATTTGCATCATCGACCATCAAAAACTCCCAATACACAGACAGGGGAATCTAGGCAAACATGTGATGACTCATACCAGAGGTTTCACTTGCATCAGTAAAATCCTATACAGAAGATAAGCGACTTCATTAGAAAGAGAAACCATCATCCCAAGCGCAAGTGATGCAGACTGTAAAATCAAAGAGACGACAAGTGATGCAATTAAGGAAAACTACCAAACAATTCTCACAGAAAATGCATCAATATGTTTATACATGCATTTTCAAGAAACTAGACAGAATCAAACCTCATTGTTATACTAGAGTGTGATCGGCTATGAACATGAAAAGAGTTAGATGGCTTATGTTTGCTAAAAAAAGTGTGATGGTGTAGAACATAATTGAATGGAATCCATGAGAATGACAAAGATATTGCTCTGTTCAAGTTGGTGGCTTGGTGATTACTTGATAAAGAAATTCCAGCCATAAAAAACATACTAAAGCTCAAGAAGGACGAAAGTAAACGATCTGAAGCATGTGTTCTTCATGTCTTTTCGGATCCAATATATAGCTGTGACCTGTGAGCAatgttttttcattattaacaCATAACCTGCGCTAAAATTTTCAGGCTTGAGATTCACAACATTCACTTTCTCTAACTAGTAAATATGGATCCATAGTTTAGATGGGCTTAGGAGCATAATCATTTAGTGAACGGTTTATAAGCCCATTTAAGATTCATACCCTTAAAAATGGCTTCGTCCACGCTATTCGTTAGTAGATAAGGATTCAATTTTACTCTATTTGCCATTTGGGCTTCTAGGCATTTTCCTTCTACATCAGCAATGTATTTTGTACGAGTCTAGGTTTCACCGTCAACATTTCACATTATGGATAGGATCTGGTTAATTAGCAAGATTTGTTTAATCACAACGTGTCCTTGTTCCCTGGGAGCTACAAGAGTTGGGGGCATGATGAGAATTTTTTCATGTGGGCACGAAAATTCAGGCCGTCAGCACAGCTTGCCGCACTTATTAATTCGAGAATCGTGATTAACATCAGATTAATAGGAAATCCACTTGgtttattaaacaaaacagcATTAAGTAATCGCATCAATTAGAAGATGATTGAAGACTAATCTCTTAGCTGTTCGCTAGTTTGACCTTTCATTTAATTTTCAGTGACAAAGAACGATTCAAATTCTGGACGATATGACGACTTCtatattcaagaaaaataaattaattaagactTAATTTGTGGAACAATTATTTAAAGTTCAACTGCCtttgagaaattaaaaaaaggacTATACACATGGCCGGTCCTATTTTGACGTGGCCAAaacgttttaaaaataaattggcTCTAACTGTTGTTTAGATAAATTCATTTGACTTCTAGGATGTTATAggattttttatatgttttatttaattagatgttttgttattttctatgTAAAATTTAAGTGCATTTAGTAgtcatttctattttttgtcaaacaataGTCATTTCTGTTATGTACCGATTTTTATGATTGgttgaaattttataaatttatatatgggtattaataataaatattttttatttaaaacaaaatcaagatggattattattttagtagaATCTACTAGTTATTGAACATTTTAGCTGTCCAGCTAGAGCTAgtaatttaagtatttaactgtatgtatgtatattagGAACGATTCAAATCTTAATGAGGAAAATTATATTCCAACCACGACTAAGTCAACTAAATTATAGAATAAGAAAcgatataaaaaattaaacaatgtTTAATGTATAGTATTTAAGCTCTTCGTACATAGGTtattataattaacaaaacagagtatttttttttttttttttttgttaaagcgTACAGAGTATTTTCAGAAACTAACGTTAGCAGTCGAAGATTTATTCACATCGAGTTAATAAGAAACGCCACTTGAGTTATTAAACAAAACCGGTATTAACTAGTTGAGATCCACGacgatattttctttaaaaaaatgattcaagCTTCAAGCATGTTAGCTGTTAGCGAAAAAAGCCTCCTAACTTCACATGTGAGACACAGAGGAGGACCTTGTATGGCACGGAACGGACAATATGTTCCGGTATACTATATAGGATTAGATAAACCTCTATaccaagattttttttaaaaattatacaaaaaaccACGATTAATATCTAAATCGCTAGAAACctttccaacttttttttttttttttatccccACCCAACACcccaatttgtttttggtttgcgAAGGCAACATATATaacatacatttttcatatttttatttatttatatacaagaagataaatatattGCTGTCTTCCGGTTCGACTTCGTGATCTCACCAAAGAAACACGCAAGATCACTTCCATCGATCAATACATGGATACATCAGCAGTACAACTACCCTTTCGCGATTATTCTCTTCAACCTGCTCCTCGGTACATCAACGCTAGATGTCATATCTGCTCTGTAACAGGTGCCATCTACAACGGCTACTTTTGCAATGATCCTATTGTTTGGATGCATAAGGAGTGCGTTGAGCTCCCATCTGAGATCAACCATCTTTTCCACCCCCAACATCCTCTCTTGCTCACATATGAAGAGGGATGGTGGAGTTGTTTCTGTGCTTTGTGTGGAGAAACAAAGCCAGCGAAGTACTTTTATAGTTGTTCCACATGTAAAATCAAGGTGGATTTGACTTGTGGGATGAACCCACCACCGCCAGCTATTGAACATCCCATCTGCCATGACCATCCACTTGTCTTCCTGAAGAAAAGACAGGAGAAAACCCCTTGTGAAGTTTGCAAGAATAGAATTCTTGGATCATCCTATTCATGTCTTGGATGCGAGTTGTACTTCCACGTGGGCTGCATCCATCTCTCGAAAGAGGTAAATCATCCTTGTCACTCTGATCATCCTCTCATGCTCGTCGAATCTGAATCACTTACAGATAATGATAAGAAGACTTGTTTTCTATGTGGGCAACAACCGCATGGTATTCTTTATCATTGTTCTATCTGCAACTTCACACTGTGCATTGGTTGTATCAAATCACCACCACCTCTTGTTGTCGAGAATGTGAAGACGCACAAGCATCCTCTTACTTTCTTTCCAAGAGGAGTCTACTGCACTTGTAACGTTTGTGGGGTAAAAGGACTTATACTCTCTTATATGTGTCTTCAGTGTGGTTTTGCGGTCCATTGTAGTTGTGTAGACTTACCTCAAGTCATAAACATAAATCGTCATGATCATCGCATTTCTTTCACACAGCATCTTGGTCCTGGGTATTTGAACTGTGGAGTTTGCCGAAGAAGTGTATGCCAATTCAATGGAGCTTATTCTTGCTTAGTTTGCCCCAACTATGCAGTTCATTCACGGTGTGCAACAAGATATGACATATGGGATGGTGTGGAACTGGAAGGGAAAGCTGAGAATATTGAGGATATTGCGCCATTTAAGGTGGTTGGGGATGACTTGATTCGTCATTTTAGTCACAGCAAACATTCTTTAAGACTCCACAAGAACAATATCATTTATGATGATAGTACACGATGTGAAGCATGTGGCCATCCAGTCGAATTTGGTCGAATATACAATTGTGAGGAATGCTGTTTCATTCTTCATGAAAAGTGTGCTAATCTCCCTATGAAGAAAAGGCTTGTCTTTTCTACCTTACCATTCCTATTACTGGGACCGGGTAATGATGTTTGCAAGGTTTTAGATTGCAAGTTATGTGGAATGTTTTTTACTGGTTTCGAGTACAAGTCCCAAGAAAGGAGGCAAAGCGATATCGATGTACATTGTGGTTCCCTTACGGAGCCGTTCGTCCATGATGGCCATTTACATCCCttatattttgatcaaaagcAAAAGGAGCTTCCTTGCAATGCTTGTCAAAAAACCATAAGAGATTATATGCTTTGTTGTGCTGATTGTGACTTCAATTTGTGTTTATGGTGCGCTAGTCTGCCAAAAAAGATAAGGCATAGCAACGATGAGCACATTCTCACGCTATGTTGTGGTGAAGAAGCAAATGGAAAATATTGGTGTGATATCTGTGAGGCAGAGTTGGATCCAAGTAAATGGTTCTATACATGCTTTGGTTGTGGAGGCACATTGCATGTGGAATGCGTACTAGGAGATTTCTCACGTCTCATGCCAGGATGCACCATTGACTACCGGGTATATACCGTGGAGGTGGTTTTCAATAATCACAACACGCGACCAATGTGCAGCCGGTGTCACTCTCGATGCAAGGTTTCTGTAATCCTTAAGTTTCGTGAGGGTAacattgtatattttttttgttcacgtTCATGTTTTCTGATGCATTTCTCATATTATCTGTGAGGCATTGCTACGATTTTTCATGTGAGAGGAAAAGGCTTTGATGTTTTATTCTAAATTGATGAGTGTATCTTTTACGGTGGTTTCTCAATTCTTCCCCTATTTAATCTTATGAAAATTATTGGTGTGATACATGCGAGAGAGAGTTAGATCCAATTAAATCGTTCTATACCAGTAAATCGATCGATACAGTTACTTTGGAGACTTATGTTATTGTTCCCGTTCATGTTTTGTGAAGTACTTTG includes:
- a CDS encoding Cysteine/Histidine-rich C1 domain family protein, which produces MDTSAVQLPFRDYSLQPAPRYINARCHICSVTGAIYNGYFCNDPIVWMHKECVELPSEINHLFHPQHPLLLTYEEGWWSCFCALCGETKPAKYFYSCSTCKIKVDLTCGMNPPPPAIEHPICHDHPLVFLKKRQEKTPCEVCKNRILGSSYSCLGCELYFHVGCIHLSKEVNHPCHSDHPLMLVESESLTDNDKKTCFLCGQQPHGILYHCSICNFTLCIGCIKSPPPLVVENVKTHKHPLTFFPRGVYCTCNVCGHLGPGYLNCGVCRRSVCQFNGAYSCLVCPNYAVHSRCATRYDIWDGVELEGKAENIEDIAPFKVVGDDLIRHFSHSKHSLRLHKNNIIYDDSTRCEACGHPVEFGRIYNCEECCFILHEKCANLPMKKRLVFSTLPFLLLGPGNDVCKVLDCKLCGMFFTGFEYKSQERRQSDIDVHCGSLTEPFVHDGHLHPLYFDQKQKELPCNACQKTIRDYMLCCADCDFNLCLWCASLPKKIRHSNDEHILTLCCGEEANGKYWCDICEAELDPSKWFYTCFGCGGTLHVECVLGDFSRLMPGCTIDYRVYTVEVVFNNHNTRPMCSRCHSRCKVSVILKFREGNIVYFFCSRSCFLMHFSYYL
- a CDS encoding Cysteine/Histidine-rich C1 domain family protein (Cysteine/Histidine-rich C1 domain family protein; FUNCTIONS IN: zinc ion binding; INVOLVED IN: intracellular signaling pathway; EXPRESSED IN: root; CONTAINS InterPro DOMAIN/s: Protein kinase C-like, phorbol ester/diacylglycerol binding (InterPro:IPR002219), DC1 (InterPro:IPR004146), Zinc finger, PHD-type (InterPro:IPR001965), Zinc finger, ZZ-type (InterPro:IPR000433), C1-like (InterPro:IPR011424); BEST Arabidopsis thaliana protein match is: Cysteine/Histidine-rich C1 domain family protein (TAIR:AT5G59940.1); Has 1807 Blast hits to 1807 proteins in 277 species: Archae - 0; Bacteria - 0; Metazoa - 736; Fungi - 347; Plants - 385; Viruses - 0; Other Eukaryotes - 339 (source: NCBI BLink).) gives rise to the protein MDTSAVQLPFRDYSLQPAPRYINARCHICSVTGAIYNGYFCNDPIVWMHKECVELPSEINHLFHPQHPLLLTYEEGWWSCFCALCGETKPAKYFYSCSTCKIKVDLTCGMNPPPPAIEHPICHDHPLVFLKKRQEKTPCEVCKNRILGSSYSCLGCELYFHVGCIHLSKEVNHPCHSDHPLMLVESESLTDNDKKTCFLCGQQPHGILYHCSICNFTLCIGCIKSPPPLVVENVKTHKHPLTFFPRGVYCTCNVCGVKGLILSYMCLQCGFAVHCSCVDLPQVININRHDHRISFTQHLGPGYLNCGVCRRSVCQFNGAYSCLVCPNYAVHSRCATRYDIWDGVELEGKAENIEDIAPFKVVGDDLIRHFSHSKHSLRLHKNNIIYDDSTRCEACGHPVEFGRIYNCEECCFILHEKCANLPMKKRLVFSTLPFLLLGPGNDVCKVLDCKLCGMFFTGFEYKSQERRQSDIDVHCGSLTEPFVHDGHLHPLYFDQKQKELPCNACQKTIRDYMLCCADCDFNLCLWCASLPKKIRHSNDEHILTLCCGEEANGKYWCDICEAELDPSKWFYTCFGCGGTLHVECVLGDFSRLMPGCTIDYRVYTVEVVFNNHNTRPMCSRCHSRCKVSVILKFREGNIVYFFCSRSCFLMHFSYYL